ATAATTCCCAGAGAATGGCCTGGTTTGGAGAGATCAGAAGTACCCACAGACATTTCCTGCACCCTCCCACCTGCCTAGACCCTGAGCCTCTGAAGCTGTCAGGGCGCTGGAGAGAGAAGCCATGCAAGGACAGGAGCTGCTGACTCAGACTTGAAATCCAGAGCAGAAAAGAACCTCAGAGAAGGTATGGAATCCTAGCTCAATTCCTCATTTGAAGTTGGGGATCAGTGAAACTAAGAGAGGAGCCCCCAGTGCACTACCCTCTTCACATGAATGCACTCTGCACTGACTGCTCTGGGTTGCTTCTTGGACCCCAGTTGGCCAGATCTGCCTCATAACATCCTAAGAATAGGAGGGATTTTCTTTTTGGACCCATGACTTTACTGCCTGCCCACCTTGCAGCTGAGACCACAACAGTGTAAAAAGATCAGGTCCCACAAGATGCAAGTCCCTAGGAAGGAGAAAGCAGGTGGGGGTTGGCAGGAAGATGCCTGTTACTAGGATGCTGACTCTTTGCAGCTCTGTAGCAACACTGTCCTCTTGTGGCTATTGTCTGTTAGTGCAGCCTAGAGGTCCTGCAGTCTGGAGACCCTGAGATGGAGCAGGTGGGTCCTCTTTCCTTCCCAGGTCCTCCCCATCCAGGGATTCCCTGCTGGAGTATGAATTGATTTAGACCCTTGAGGGCTAGGCCCCTAGAGAGACAACTCACACACGCCATTCTAAGAGGGTCGCAGGAGGGTGGGTGAAGTCACCCCTTTGTGAGGGTTCACTCATGAAGCCATCTGTCCATCCCAAAGGAGCCTGTGAGAGTTCTGAGTCTGGGGGGTATAGCCCTCCCTTGAACCAATGGGCATTAAAGTTGAATAAGGGGTCTTCCTGTCTTTATCTGGGCCAGAGATCCAGGGACAGTACTTTGGAGGGAAGAGGAACAGCTGGGAAAGGGACTACAAGGCCAATATCACGGAGCCCAGCAGTGTCCAAGGAAGGAAAAGTCAGGATGCCCTAGGGCTCAGCATAGACTGGCCTTCCTGAGGATGAGATGCTTAGGGACAGCTGTCCAGAGATGCCACCAGACTGAGAGTCTGAACTTTGTGGAGTGCAGCTCTTTGTTATCAGTACGAGCTAAGGAAGTTGAGCTTGAACTGCCATCTCAGGCTGGAATAACCAGCTGAGTGGTCCAGGGTGCCATGTTCCTGCAGATCAGGCTGGGTAGCTTCTAAGATACCACCAACCCACAGGGAGAATTTCCAGGTACTCAAGTTGCCACTCCACCCGTCTCCacctcctccccccaaaatggGCATGCAAGTCAGAGAGCCCCGCCTGGAAAAATGAGTATAATTTGATCTCTGTATCTCCTCATCTGTATCTCCTCATCTCTGACCTGCCCTTCCCTCTGAGTTCACTCTGCCATACTTTCACATGCCTTAGCTCCTTCATGACTTATAAACTTTTGTGCTCTTCCTCTGGGCTTGAACAACAAGGAAAATTCCCAGTCTCTAGTTCAGTTCCTTGCTCTGGAACTTGTGGCTTCAGTAAACACAGAACAACTGACTTACAAAAACACAGGAGATGGACACATCTGTGGCACTGTGACTCTCTGCTCTAAACATTTTGCCATGCTGACTTCCCAGGCTAGCTTGCAAGGTCTTCCAACAGTCCCACAAAAAAGTTTTCTCACCTTTCTGTGAGAAAACTTCTCTCTTATGCACAGATTATTTTTCAGTCAAACTGGACAACTCATAGTGCCTGATATTTCTTAAACTTAGCATTCTCCATGATCTGGGATACTCCCCTTCTTAGCCTCCACCTACTGCTCCCAGTTAATATCCCATACCAACGAGGAATTTCTAATGTTCTATATATAGCAAGGAGGATGACTGTGGTTGACAACAATTAGTTGAATGGTTCAAAATAGTTAATAGAggggattttgaatgttcccaacataaagaaatgataaaaatctgagaTGATAGGCCAATTACCCCAAACTGATCATTACACACCATACATGTATCGAAATACCATACattaccccataaatatgtacggTTACTATGTgccattaaaaatacatattaataataattaacaaaataaaatcttagcCTTCTTTTAAGACCCCCCTCATGAAGACTTCCTAGACTTCCTGAAGGAGcagtttcattttttcctttgaatctcTCCAGCAATATGATTATCCCTTGAAACTTATAACCTGCTTTGACCCATCGTACATTGTAAGCACCAAGAGGGAAAGGTTTGTATTCATTtaatctctgtctctctttccctcaCTCCTTCTACAGAGCTTTGCATGTAGcagaaaattgataaatatttctgGACTTGAGCAAAATATAGCCTGTAGTTAGGACtgctgggagcagaaggagtgggTGGGTGCCCCTAGGTTTCAGTAAACTATATGAGTGTGAGCAGAACAGGGAGGCGGGGACTTTGCACAGAGAGGTGACAGGGAGCCTGAACCCCTTCAGAATCACACCAGGGAGGAGAAGCATATTGCTGAAGAGCATGGGAAACTACAGGGCCTTGGAGATGGGGTGGCTTGAGGAAGGAAACTAAGTATTGGAAGGGACCCCAGGTTACCCTGAGACAGGTCTGTGAAAACTTACAAAAAGAGGAggtagggtttttttgtttttgttttgttttgtgtgtgctgaggattgaacctagggccttgtgcttgtgagatagcactctaccaactgagctatttccccagccccaaaagaggGGGTAGGAACCTGGAAGCTTTGTGGGGGCATGGGGTAGAGCATATGGAGGAACAGGTTAATGAGGAGAAGGTTCAGTGGTCTTGCTCAAGCTGCCCCTGATAGCCAATGAGGGTGGCCACTCAACCTGTAGGCCTATTTATGGTGTTGCTAAGGGCCCAGGAACTGTTTGGAACTTTCCTTTAGGGGTCCATGGTTGAGGCCTGGCTAATGGTTAGGAGGTGGGCAGCATGGCCTGGTCTGCACATGTGCACTGTGGATGTTCCTGCCACTCTTTTGAGCCTGGTTCATCCGAGGCCCCCAGTTTCTAATCTGGTTGGGAAGGATTTATTTTTGGGTCCCTGTAACCTAGCAATGGGCTCACATGACCAGTGGCAGCTGCCGGCTGAATATACTGTTGGATCTCTGCTCCTGGCAGGGGGTGTGGGCCAGACTGTGGGGGAATAAAGAGAACGGAAAGGCTCTCACCTCAGTCTTCCTGCACCACCCCAGTGCCTCAGCCTGGCCCCCAGATGAGGACAGGGGAAGGTGGGTGCCTGAGGAGCAGGCCCCGTGGTGCCGAGCTGTAGTGGAAAGGCCCCAGCTGTGAGCCTACTTCCTGGGTGGGAGAGTTGGCTGTCCAACATGGATGGAAGTGGGTGCTGAGGGGACACAATGCTTGCCTCCTGGGGATGAGGCCAGACTGGGGAGTGCTTTGTATTTTGGGATCTCAGGGGCTTCCCTGGTTGCTACTGGAATCCCAACATCTTGCTTCTTCCCTTTGTTTCTTGATAAATTGTTAATATTCCTGGGAGAGAGAACACATTAAACTGCTATCATTACCAATGGATTTATCAACCTCTTTCCTCAGAGCAGGTTTTGACAGAAGGCAGAGAGAACACAGAGGGAAGACAGTGGTTACCTCTAAGCAGAGGGGCTACAGGGAAGGAGTTATGGgctcacagaaaacattcaatatttaataaatggaTACATGGATGAAAGGTAAACTTGGTCAGTTGCAGTATCTCATGTTGGCAGGAAAGGGTGGGTGGAGTGAACAGAACACTGTCAAGAGGGGCTTGTAGGCAAGGGTGGGATAGAGTTGTTTCAAGAAGCAAGCCTAGGATGGACAGACCAGTCCTCAGCACCAAGGGCTTCCCATGACACTGGGAGAAGGGGTCCTGGTCTTCATCCTATACCAGGGAACCTGGGCGTATGTGGTGGACCATGGATCTCTGACATGGTTTGAGGGACCTTACCCAGTTTTTCTATCATGGTTTTCTCATTCCCTTCATTGTGCTAAGCTCTAAAAGGAGGGATTCGCCTGGTTGTGGTGGTTGGGTGATGTGATGTCAACAGCTACTCCAAACCCTGATTGAGATAATCTAGTGATGTATAGCATAAGAAGTACCTCCCCAGACTGGGCCCTCAGGAAGTAGCATTAAcctgcatgcctgtaaccccagggactcaggaggctgaagcaggaggatcacaagattaaGGCTAGCctttgcaatttagcaagaccttgtctcaaaataaaaataaaaaaaagggctgaggatgtatctcagttcaatccccagtataaaaaaagcaagcaagcaagaaagaaagacaacaacaacaactagcactatcatcatcatcattgttattAGTAGTAGTATCAGTGGCCACTGAGGCTTGGCCAGGCAGTTCTCTCCATGCCTACCCACCTCTCTttgtctcactctctctctcctctgaacCAAGATGGTTTCCGACATCCAGGAGGAGCTCTGGGACACACCACCTCCTTGGTACCACCTTCCTCAATAGCTCTCTGGGAGAGGCCTCATGACCTTGGCTGTTGGCCACTACACCATCTGTTTGGCCAGCCATGGCTACCATATTAGCTCCACCAACCCTGAGCAGCAGCCGTGATAGGGTGGGGAACCCTATCACCCTACTAGATAAGCTGGGGAGTGACAAATTTTGCCCATCTTATAGGTAGGAAAACTAATGCACAGCTGCCAACTCGCAGGTTTTCCAACCAACCAGTAGAGCAGAGACAAACTAAAACAAAGTTTTCTGACCACAGTCCAGTGCTTTTTCTATAACCCCATTCCAAAGAGCCTTGTTTGCTCAGATTCTCCCTGAACCCTCTTGGAAGAGGGCCACGCCAGCCTGAGGTCCTACCTAATGTGTCATGTCAGAACTCCATGGAGGTTATGGGGAGGGAACAAACACTTTGATTTCAAACAGACCTGAGTTTGAATATTGACTCTGGCCATATTTGTGGAAAGTCACCTCACCTCTGGTACCTATAAAACAATATATGAGTATGGGGGTTGAAAATGCTGTACTTTAAAGGACTTTCATAATAGCTCAAGAAATGGTAACTAAGGATAGCAGAAAATGGTTCTGTGAGCTCTGAGCTGGCCAGTGGCCTCTTCATTGTTGATCAGGGGCCTGGGCAGCCACCCTTCCCTTCTGAATTTGCTGGGTAGTTCGCTATTCTTATGACTTGAGTTGAGTTTAGTAAATAGTTCTAGAATTCATGTTCTTCCTTTTTAGAGACAGAAGGAGTTCCTGGTTGGCAAGCATAAGGTTACGAGGTTCTGGAGTCAGTAGCATGTCTGAATTTTCTGCATAGGCTTATGGCTCTGCCAGGTGGAACTGTGTGATTTTGAGCAGTCTCTTTATCTCAGGAATGTGGATGCTTTGGTTTGTAGAATGCCTGACAGCTCTTGCTGTGTCAGAATCTGACCCTTGCTATCAGTCATGTACCTGAGAAGCTGTAGTTTTCTTCATAGTTAGTGGGAGGTCATGTCCCTAGATCATCTCTAAAGTCCATCACATGGATAGTGACTCTCCATGGATGATGTTCCTCCAAGCCTATAAATCTAGACCAATCTGATCCTTTCTGAATACCTGGCTCCCACTCTGCCTCTAGAGAGCAGTGTGGTTAAGGTGCATTCTCAGAGAAATGTTAGATCCCCTATCTCCACCAATCTTACAGCTCCACTCCAAATAAGCATAAAATCTAGGAACATAATAATGTGCTTTTTTCAGGTATGTGTGAAGGGGAAAATGTAGGGTTAACACAAAACCTTCAGCTCCCCTTTAAACCTGACTGCTACCCTTCAATCTGTCTACTGTATACACTTGGCATGTTCCAAAGGAATTAAACTTTGGGCCATTCCCTGGAGCCTCCCCTTCCCCGTCCTAACCTTGGAGTCCTATGCATGCACTGACCTACCTGCTAAAAAGCACATTGGTCCCGATGTCATACAGAACCATGAGATGACAAGGCTGTCAGGAACCTCAGGGATCATCTATCCTATAATCCCTTTGAACAGATAACAAACAAAGTCCAAAACTGGAAATGATTTGCCTAAGGTCATACAGCCAGTGAGTGCCTTAGCCAGGCCTTGAATCTGAATTTCTTGACTCCAAATGCTCTCTTTACTTCAGGAAGGTCTCTCCTGCCTGTCATCACCTGGTCCCATGAAACTTTTAAGAAGCAGTCCAGCAACCTGAGAGAAGTGAGAAGCACTGGGCTCACTCCAGAGCACTTCACCTGGGGCACTGATGCCCAGCTGTTTGCTTCAGAAGTGGCTCTAAGGGGCTGGGTGGGAAGCAGGAGGCCATTAGGACCCAGAAGCATTTCGAGCATCCTGTTCTGCCGGCTGCCTCTCACGCTCACTGCAGTGGTTCAGGCTTCAGCAGCCTTGGAGAAGCATCAGCTGAGAGGAGCTATCACATGGGAGCCGGGAGCTGCTCAGCAAAGGTAGGAGTTGCCGACTAGGCCAGGAATGGGCCAGACTCAGGGCCTGGTGGTGAGTGCTACAGCACCCTACGGAAGGGTAGCATTCAAAGGACTAGCTCATCTTACCCTATGGTGGGCAGTTTTGTTAGGGGATGGGCTCCCAGGTATCCCAAAGGCGATAATAGGGTGTCGGCATCTCTGGAGCCTAGAGATGGGGGTTTGATGATCTCCTGCTGGTGGGAGTAGCCACATTCTACAACAGACAGCATTCTCCATCTGTCTTGTTCCATGTCATAGAGATGGGCTCCCCACATCTTAGGAATTGGTTCTTTGGCATCTAGGCTGATGGGAAACTGTGCCCTGGGTGTGGGCAACTCTGCTTGGGAGAGGTGTTGAAGCTTCCTAGAAATCTCCCCTTGGCTCAGGAGGGGTATGAGCTTGCCTGAAGGAAGACTGGGCTCCGATCCTTGGGAAGGAAGCTCTGTATCTGAGAAACAGGTACATATGAATCTCAACAGCACTTCTGTGGCCTTGGGCTGGGCACTTGTGTGCATCCTGCATCCTGAAACAAGGGTATTTGTTACTTGACTATGCCCCTGCTACAGGCCAGACCTCAGTCCCTATGGTGGCCAAATCTTCCAGGAACTAAGAGGTCCTGGAGGTGAGGTGGGTGATGTTGGAAGGAAGCAGTGGGAGGATGAAAGCATCTGTTGGGGTAGAAGGCATGATGACATGAACTGGAAGTGGAGCAAGGCTCCCTGGACTACCCCTATAAAAGATTACACCAAGGCCCGGCCCTCTATAAGGCAGATGGTCAGAGGGAGTACCCAGTTGCCAGGTATATTGGTCTGTCTCTTAGGAGTTAAATAGGATTCCTGGAGTTTGGGAGTCATTGTGGAAATACTAGTAAGACTGAAGGGACTCTGAGAAATGTCCAATGCTTGTTACCTAGGGCTCCATCATGGCTCTATGCACCCCTCCACGTCCACATGGAAACCATGTCTGCCTCTCTCATTCTGGGACCCTGGCTGAGCCTTGCTAGATTAGACTCTTGCATGCAATCCACCCATGGTGGATCTTTCTATTATTAGTTACCATGGACTCGGAGTCATGTCTTCTGGGCCCCTCATAGGTAGAAGAGATGGGTAAATTGTGGCATAAGAGGCAAGGATGCTTCCTCTAGTATTTCTGGTGTTTTTCCTGGTAGACCATCTTAACAGAAGCTGACATCTCCACTTTTCTGCCCTCTCTTCATGTTCTCTGCAGACCCTGAGTCTATGTGGCCTTCTCAACTGTGAAATGAGCTTTCTGCTATCTCTGGAGAGAGGCATGTCTCTAGGCAGATGTCCAAAGTTAGGGCAGTCTTGAATCCAAGAGCCTGGGTTATCCTTTCCAAAAAAGAGTCCCCTGGCTGGCACACAGATGACTGACAGAATATTCTTGGAGTTTGTACTAGGAGGTAGGGATTCACTTTGAGTCAATTTGAGTCTGATTCAGTTCACAAAATTACATTGAGCACCTATTGCACAGTATGTTAGAAATTGGATTAGTGTGAGAGTCATGGTAACACCAAAACCCATGATTATTTTAAGATGATAACTGGAGAAGAGTGGGCCCTGGAGGCCACATTATCTTCTTCATATAAGTCATGGAGATGGTAAGTTTAAAACTTAGCAACCACCAGGCCCTCTGTATCAGGGAACTCACAGAGTAATCAAATGTTATCATGTGTAGGATTTTGGAGGTCATCTAGTCCCAGCCTCCCATTTCACATATGAGGAAACTGGCCCAGGAAATTTTTAACTGGTCTACAAAAAGACCATCTGATTGGGCTGCTGCAGTTTGCCTCTAGGTTGCATAAGTCATCATACTATATTGAGGGAATCTGCACTGCAAGAATGATAtgtgtaaatgaaaaaaaatttaattacattgGGCAACCCATTTCAATTATATGAAAACTCAAGATGGATAATGACACACATAAAACAGATGTGATATTGACATTTGATAAGGAGAAATGAGAGATGCTGGTTTCTTCCAGTCTCCATGTCTGCTTTATGCTCACCACTTCATGATCATGCTGCTATCTGGGCATCTTCACCTCATGCCTACTCCAGTACCTATTCCTAGTCCTTGTTCTGTGACCCTGGTGACAGTCCAGAACCAAGAAACCCTTGGGCCAGGGATCCTCAGAGGGTCAGTCCAATGACAAGATATGGGAAGCTGGGAAAGTGAGAAGCAGTTCTTCTTCCATCCACAGTGGCACAGTGGCCTTGAGAAGCTAGAGTAGGTAGAGAAGGGCAGCTTTCAAGTGAACCAGTTTCCTTCCAGCTGGGACATTCTATTTTCACTGTTTCTTTTCAACATTCCCAAAGTGATAGCTCTTTGTCTTGGGAGTGGTGATGTCAGAAGAGACAAAAGCACAGTTCTCTTTTTCAGGTGACAGCCCTATAGCAGTGAGAGACATTTTTTAGAGATAGTTCATATTCAACAATCACTAGAATCCTACTGTATTTCAGTTGGTGTAAAGGGCACCTTCATGCACATCAGGGTACCAGACTGACCAGGTAGGTACCTAGACCTGgacatttactagctgtgtgaacTTGGGTAAATGCCTTAACATCTTTAGCCTCAGGTTTATTCCTGGAAAAATGGAGATAGGAATACTATTTGTTTTATAAGGTTGTATGAGGACTAAAGTGAGTTAATATTCATCGAGAGCTTAGAACAGGGTTGGACATGTGGGAAGCCTGTGATTAGAACTGTGGTTAATGAATCTTGCTGGGCCTGTAAACACAGTTGTGAAGTAGGTACTATtcccttcattttacagataccTTTATGAGGAAACGAGTCCAGAAGAGTTGCAGAGTTAGTAATGCCCAGACCTGGAACCGGAAGCCTAACCTTATGCTCCTTCTACTCCCTATTTGGAGATCAGAAATCGGGAAATTCACATAAGCAGCCCTAAAACTGCGCACTGTTCCAGAACTCAGCAGGACCTGGGAAAGGCAGACAGAGGATTCAGAATCTCTGGATAACAGCTCTTGAAAGGGGAGAAGGGTATGGAGAATGGAGGAAGGAAAGTGGAAAAGGAAGAGCCAGAGGTCACTCAGGAGGGGGAGTGCTATTGAGTGGTCAAGGCTTCATCTCTCTCATGTCTCCTGCATCTTCCCAGTtgtcaaggccaacctgggagCCACCTCCTGCCAGAACAGGGATAGGAATTCCTAAGACTGCAGCTGCCTGGCCTGGTGCTCTGGCCACAGAGCAATCCAACTTTGAAGGCTGGTGATAAGAGGCTCCAGCAGGAGCTCCACTTACAATATTGGAAAGCCTGAGTCTGGGCTCACCATCCCAGGGTTGTGAACTAGAATGGGGGATGGGCCTGTGACAGGAGGTGCCCTGGGTGTCCTCTTTCGGCCCCATGGAGTCCTCGCCCATCCCTCAGTCATCGGGGAACTCTTCCACTTTGGGGAGGATCCCTCAAACTCCAGGTCCCTCTACTGCCAGTGGGGTCCCAGAGGTGGGACTGAGAGATGTAGCTTCAGAATCTGTGGCCCTCTTCTTCATGCTCCTGCTGGACCTGACTGCTGTGGCTGGCAATGCTGCCGTGATGGCCGTTATCGCCAAGACACCTGCCCTCCGAAAATTTGTATTTGTCTTCCACCTCTGCCTGGTGGACCTGTTGGCTGCCCTGACCCTCATGCCCCTGGCCATGCTCTCCAGCTCTGCCCTCTTTGACCATGCCCTCTTCGGGGAGGTGGCCTGCCGCCTCTATTTGTTCCTGAGTGTATGCTTTGTCAGCCTGGCAATCCTCTCTGTGTCCGCCATCAATGTGGAGCGCTACTATTATGTGGTCCACCCCATGCGCTATGAGGTGCGCATGACACTGGGGCTTGTGGCCTCAGTGTTGGTGGGTGTATGGGTGAAGGCCCTGGCCATGGCTTCTGTGCCAGTGTTGGGAAGAGTCTCCTGGGAAGAAGGAGGTCCCAATGTACCCCCAGGCTGTTCACTCCAATGGAGCCACAGTGCCTACTGCCAGCTTTTTGTGGTGGTCTTTGCTGTCCTTTACTTCTTGTTGCCCCTGCTCCTCATCCTTGTGGTCTACTGCAGCATGTTCCGAGTGGCTCGTGTGGCTGCGATGCAGCATGGGCCACTGCCCACGTGGATGGAGACACCCCGGCAACGCTCCGAGTCTCTCAGTAGCCGCTCCACTATGGTCACCAGCTCGGGGGCACCCCAGACCACTCCACACCGGACGTTTGGGGGAGGGAAAGCAGCGGTGGTCCTCCTGGCTGTGGGGGGTCAGTTCCTGCTCTGTTGGTTGCCCTACTTCTCTTTCCACCTCTACGTTGCCCTGAGTGCTCAGCCTATTTCAACCGGGCAGGTGGAGAGTGTGGTGACCTGGATTGGCTACTTTTGCTTCACTTCCAACCCTTTCTTCTATGGGTGTCTCAACCGGCAGATCCGGGGGGAGCTCAGCAAGCAGTTTGTCTGCTTCTTCAAGCCAGCTCCAGAGGAGGAGCTGAGGCTGCCTAGCCGGGAGGGCTCCATTGAGGAGAACTTCCTGCAGTTCCTTCAGGGGACAGGCTGTCCCTCTGAGAACTGGGTTTCCCGGCCCCCACCCAGCCCTAAGCAGGACCCACCTGCTGTTGACTTCCGAATCCCAGGCCAGATAGCTGAGGAGACCTCTGAGTTTCTGGAGCAGCAACTCACTAGTGACATCATCATGTCGGACAACTACCTCCACCCTGCCCCCTCACCCCGGCTGGAGTCATGATGGGACACTGGACACTTGGAGGGAGATGGGGCTGGAGGCCAGTTGTGATTGCAAAGACCGCCTTGTGGGACCACCTTTTTCCCAGCTGGGCTGCGACTGGGGTCTCCGCATAGTTTTTGCTTAGTGTTTCCTGGGTCGAAACCAGAGCCAACAAGAGGGATATGTGGCAAAAGTCATGGACTTGGCTGTGATCTTTGACTACTGGGGGAGGGAACCTGGGTATGGTGAGACAATGACGAGAGAAAAGGGTCACAAAGGTGAGGTGAAGCTTCTCAACCAGTGAACTTTCCATGCCTCAGGAAACAGGGAAACTCTATAGGTGTAGGAGCTGGAGGATCAGGGTAGCAGGGAAGGTTGGGAGTTATTCTGGGGACCACTGAGGATATTTTGCCTTTCAATGTAATTGTCCGAGGCAGTAATTTCACCCAAGCAAAGGTAAGAAAATAACCTGTGTCTCATTCCCTATTAGGTTTAAAAAGACTGAAACTTCAATCAAGGGTCATGAGTTAATAGatgattttttagttttatacttGAAGTTTCCTTAACACAAGAGGAAAAACAGGGTACTTTCCCCACAGAGTTTAGGCAGGAACAAGGGGAAACAGCAATTAGGGTACatggaatagaagacaggaaaggtGACTGCAGCTCTCTTTCTCCCATTCTTCAGGAAAAGCCTTCTgatttttctgcctttctcttGCATGTAGAAGATCAAGCATGGGAACTGATCTCAGCAGAGATAATAAGACAGGCTTTTTCTCCCTATCTTTTCAGATGAATAACTAGAATGATTAAAGTTTGGATAGTTGAGAGTGGGGGTTAGCATTTTAATTAGTAAAGTGGCTGGATACAGACAGATCAAGTAAATTACCCTGATCAATAATATTGCAAATCTTCTCTTTCCAGGACTGGCCTCCCTGATCTCTCTCCTCATGGCAGTGACCCACCTCCAGCCCCCTGGACAATCGGGTACAAGAGACTAAGGTTGGGCATGGGAAGGGTGGGGTTTCCATGGTCCATTAAATGCTTCCCTACTCTCATTCATCGCTCTCAAAATTAGCTTCAGTAACAAAGACTTAAATCTCTTTCCTATTTGCAGCCCTGGGTTGGAGAGAGGGCACATGAGTTGGGCTGAGTTATTTACTGATTGAGACTCTAGGAACTGTGTTGATTGGCTTTGGTGATGGTATTTGCAACAGAAAGGGAATAATTGCAAACTGGACAGGAATCTGGGTCCACCTGTCTCACTTCCCTCAGTTGAATCAGGTAACACTAAAGGGTCATGGCAGGGCCCAAGGGTGGTGTGGTCTATATTTGAACAAATTCTTGTTCTGAGCATCACAGGGAGAAAATGGCTTGGTGGGAGTGGGGCTGTCTCCCCTTTGAACAgccaataaataattttatgataaaaattatactgATACCAACATTGACTCCTTCAGTTCAATTCAGTACATAATAGTTTTAACACCCATTATGTCCTGGGACCCACACAAAGAATGTGTGGGCCCCTGCCTTCAAGGAGCTAATAATCAGATACTTTGTATCTTTATAGAGTATTTGAATCTAATAaagcattataaaatatttctaaaatatgcttGAGAAATATGTTAGACTATATCCACAGTTCTAATTTCTGAGAGTTCATTGCAGTAGTACATAGAGGTTTCCTGCAGATTGTGGAAAGTGTGGGAGTtgtaaatgaaatgaaactgggCAAACATAGATTTTCCCCTTTTGAACTAGAAAAATTTGTAGGTTTCTGTCTTCCTACCACTAGACTATCATTCTAGTACAGTGCCTATTACACTGAAGAAATcccttaggaaaaaaatgtatatatagcaAAGGAGTGTCCTTTGTGATTCAAAATCTGTTTACCTCTATTTCCTTTTAAGATAAAGTCATAGGAGGAATCTCCTTTCTAGACAGGGTAAAAACTTTTCAATCACTAATCATCTAGTAGATCTGAGGTATTGCCAGCAGATGGCAGTGTGATTCTGGTGGAAATAGGAAAGGCATAtgagggggggagggagaaaagggaaggCATTAAATATTGCTTGGCAGccattttgtaaatttattttggcttttcttttgACATTGTCCTCCAACCCTTCCTTCACAAACatcaaagaagaaaagttttaagTGCAAGGATCTCTCTAATTTAGACTGGAATTACCTGACACTGTGAACTCACTGACATTTACTACAGAGTTTGACATAAATAGATTCATTTGCAATTTGTTTTTCCCTG
This region of Ictidomys tridecemlineatus isolate mIctTri1 chromosome 11, mIctTri1.hap1, whole genome shotgun sequence genomic DNA includes:
- the Gpr61 gene encoding G-protein coupled receptor 61, producing MESSPIPQSSGNSSTLGRIPQTPGPSTASGVPEVGLRDVASESVALFFMLLLDLTAVAGNAAVMAVIAKTPALRKFVFVFHLCLVDLLAALTLMPLAMLSSSALFDHALFGEVACRLYLFLSVCFVSLAILSVSAINVERYYYVVHPMRYEVRMTLGLVASVLVGVWVKALAMASVPVLGRVSWEEGGPNVPPGCSLQWSHSAYCQLFVVVFAVLYFLLPLLLILVVYCSMFRVARVAAMQHGPLPTWMETPRQRSESLSSRSTMVTSSGAPQTTPHRTFGGGKAAVVLLAVGGQFLLCWLPYFSFHLYVALSAQPISTGQVESVVTWIGYFCFTSNPFFYGCLNRQIRGELSKQFVCFFKPAPEEELRLPSREGSIEENFLQFLQGTGCPSENWVSRPPPSPKQDPPAVDFRIPGQIAEETSEFLEQQLTSDIIMSDNYLHPAPSPRLES